One part of the Leucobacter triazinivorans genome encodes these proteins:
- a CDS encoding response regulator transcription factor — protein MRILICEDSVLLREGLVRLLEHGGHEVVAALPDAEDLLARVAGTDPDLCILDVRLPPAYTDEGIRAALELRRSRPGLALLVLSQYVEERYASELIAAQGGAFGYLLKDRVADVGEFVESIERIASGATVLDPEVVAQLLTRRGRDDRMRALTDRERTVLAALAEGRSNQAIAALLFLSEASVEKHITAIFQKLGLEPDEGGNRRVLAAIAHLESTGGRPAPGAGATDHTAQMGTAS, from the coding sequence GTGCGCATCCTGATCTGCGAGGATTCCGTGCTGCTGCGCGAGGGGCTCGTGCGACTGCTCGAGCACGGCGGGCACGAAGTGGTCGCCGCGCTTCCCGACGCCGAGGATCTGCTGGCACGGGTGGCGGGCACCGATCCGGACCTGTGCATCCTCGATGTCCGCCTGCCGCCCGCCTACACGGACGAGGGGATCCGCGCGGCGCTGGAGCTGCGCCGCAGCCGACCGGGGCTCGCACTGCTGGTGCTGTCGCAGTACGTCGAGGAGCGGTACGCGAGCGAGCTCATCGCGGCGCAGGGCGGCGCATTCGGGTATCTCTTGAAGGACCGCGTGGCCGACGTCGGCGAGTTCGTCGAGTCGATCGAGCGGATCGCCTCCGGCGCCACCGTGCTCGACCCCGAGGTGGTCGCGCAGCTGCTCACGAGGCGCGGGCGCGACGACCGCATGCGCGCGCTCACGGATCGCGAGCGCACCGTGCTGGCCGCGCTCGCCGAGGGGCGTTCCAATCAGGCCATCGCCGCACTGCTCTTCCTCTCGGAGGCGAGCGTCGAGAAGCACATCACGGCGATCTTCCAGAAGCTCGGGCTCGAGCCCGATGAGGGCGGCAACCGGCGCGTGCTCGCCGCCATCGCGCATCTCGAGAGCACGGGGGGCCGCCCGGCGCCCGGTGCGGGCGCCACCGACCACACCGCACAGATGGGAACCGCATCATGA